A window of Psychroflexus sp. ALD_RP9 contains these coding sequences:
- a CDS encoding LysM peptidoglycan-binding domain-containing protein → MKYLLFVTITILSVNIGFSQNSSAHKDKAQTLSVQQFNEIVQDSLRYVFYDYVKTIKLDKRWQKALSDTQLFDKLHSSITDSLINRKAVKQVPTETLKQRLADLNEKTPFKIEYNESLESVINYYLQREQKSTERLISLSYFYFPMFEEIFAKYNIPLEMKYLALVESALNPRAKSPVGATGLWQFMYPTGKMFDLNVSSYVDERMDPLASTEAAAKYLNRLYSIFNDWDLALAAYNSGPGNVSKAIRRSGGKTNYWELRRFLPRETAGYVPSFQAMMYLFEYAEEHQLVVEKPQQLYYATDTIRVKQLVKLEHIAEVTQVDRDYLKFLNPSYKLGIVPFEKNKDYYIRLPYQAAGIYAANEDKIYNFAKQSIALDAKPLPKNNKAEDRIKYRVKSGDYLGKIANKFGVRISQIKRWNNLRSNRLKIGQRLWVYPKSPDYVETSTKTKSSKPKLNSSNSNSDVIYTVKSGDSLWSIANKFPEVSIEDLKSINKLSSSKLQPGMQLKLQKS, encoded by the coding sequence ATGAAGTACCTTTTATTTGTTACTATCACTATATTAAGTGTAAATATTGGTTTTAGCCAAAATAGTTCTGCACATAAAGACAAAGCTCAAACATTAAGTGTGCAACAATTTAATGAAATCGTACAAGATAGTTTGCGATATGTATTCTATGATTACGTTAAAACTATTAAGCTTGATAAGCGGTGGCAAAAGGCTTTAAGTGACACACAATTGTTTGATAAGTTGCATTCAAGCATTACAGATAGCTTAATAAATCGCAAAGCTGTAAAGCAAGTCCCTACTGAGACTTTAAAGCAGCGTTTAGCAGATTTAAATGAAAAAACACCTTTTAAAATAGAATATAATGAAAGTTTAGAAAGTGTTATTAACTACTACCTTCAGAGAGAACAGAAAAGCACAGAGCGTCTTATTAGCTTGAGTTATTTTTATTTTCCGATGTTTGAAGAAATTTTTGCTAAGTATAACATTCCGTTAGAAATGAAGTATTTAGCTTTAGTAGAGTCTGCTTTAAATCCAAGAGCCAAATCACCTGTTGGCGCTACGGGATTATGGCAGTTTATGTACCCAACAGGAAAAATGTTTGATTTAAATGTTAGTAGTTATGTTGATGAACGTATGGATCCGTTAGCTTCGACCGAAGCTGCAGCTAAATATTTAAACCGACTTTACAGTATTTTTAACGATTGGGATTTAGCTTTAGCGGCTTATAATTCTGGTCCTGGAAATGTTTCAAAAGCAATAAGACGTAGCGGTGGCAAAACTAATTATTGGGAATTAAGACGTTTTTTGCCGCGTGAAACGGCAGGCTATGTTCCATCTTTTCAGGCTATGATGTATTTATTTGAATATGCTGAAGAACATCAACTTGTTGTTGAAAAGCCTCAACAGTTATATTATGCTACCGACACAATTAGAGTAAAACAACTTGTTAAACTAGAGCATATCGCTGAAGTTACTCAGGTAGACAGAGATTACTTAAAGTTTCTAAATCCAAGTTATAAATTAGGAATTGTTCCTTTTGAAAAAAATAAAGATTATTACATTAGATTGCCATATCAAGCTGCAGGTATCTACGCCGCTAATGAAGATAAAATTTACAACTTTGCTAAGCAATCTATTGCACTTGATGCTAAACCGCTTCCTAAAAATAATAAGGCTGAAGATCGTATAAAATATCGTGTAAAATCTGGTGATTATTTAGGTAAAATTGCTAATAAATTTGGTGTTCGGATAAGTCAAATTAAGCGTTGGAATAATTTACGCTCTAACCGATTAAAAATAGGACAGCGTTTATGGGTTTACCCTAAAAGCCCAGATTACGTAGAAACTTCTACTAAGACTAAATCATCAAAACCTAAACTTAACAGTTCTAACTCTAACAGTGATGTAATTTATACTGTTAAATCTGGTGACTCGCTTTGGAGTATTGCAAATAAATTTCCAGAAGTTAGCATAGAAGATTTAAAGTCGATTAATAAACTTTCGTCTTCTAAACTTCAACCAGGGATGCAATTAAAGCTTCAAAAAAGTTAA
- the glmS gene encoding glutamine--fructose-6-phosphate transaminase (isomerizing) encodes MCGIVGYIGPKDAYNVVLKGLKRLEYRGYDSAGIALFDQNQLKICKTKGKVSDLDNKCKIEKITSGKIGIGHTRWATHGEPNDVNSHPHVSNSGNLVIIHNGIIENYEPLKEELTKRGYNFQSETDTEVLVNLIEDVKTKENVKLGKAVQIALNQTVGAYAIAVFDKNKPNEIVVARLGSPLAIGVGEDEFFIASDASPFIEYTNKSIYLEDGEMAVVRLGREVRIRKIKNDKLVDPYVQELQLNLDQIEKAGYDHFMLKEIYEQPDAIRDTYRGRMLPQKGLIKMSGIDDNIDRLMNAKRIIIVACGTSWHAGLVAEYIFEDLARIPVEVEYASEFRYRNPVITKEDVVIAISQSGETADTMAAIKIAKENGAFVFGVCNVVGSSISRETHAGAYTHAGPEIGVASTKAFTTQITVLSLIALKLGKTKGEISQSDYHAYLNELELIPEKVEKTLLTNNEVEKVADAYKNAKNCLYLGRGYNFPVALEGALKLKEISYIHAEGYPAAEMKHGPIALIDEMMPVIVIATKKGHYEKVVSNIQEIKSRKGKIIAVVTEGDTSVKKMADHILEVPETFEALTPLLTTIPLQLLSYHIAVKLGKNVDQPRNLAKSVTVE; translated from the coding sequence ATGTGTGGAATCGTAGGATACATCGGACCAAAAGACGCGTACAATGTTGTGCTAAAAGGCCTAAAACGTTTAGAATACAGAGGCTATGATAGCGCAGGAATTGCCTTATTTGATCAAAATCAATTAAAAATTTGTAAAACTAAAGGCAAAGTTTCAGATCTTGATAATAAATGTAAGATAGAAAAAATTACATCAGGCAAAATAGGTATCGGCCACACTAGATGGGCAACTCATGGCGAACCTAATGATGTTAACTCTCATCCTCATGTTTCAAATTCGGGCAACCTTGTGATTATTCATAATGGTATCATTGAAAACTACGAACCCTTAAAAGAGGAGTTAACTAAGCGTGGTTATAACTTTCAATCTGAAACCGACACTGAAGTTTTAGTTAACCTTATTGAAGACGTTAAAACAAAAGAAAATGTAAAGCTTGGAAAAGCTGTACAAATAGCACTAAACCAAACCGTTGGCGCTTACGCAATCGCAGTATTTGACAAGAATAAACCTAATGAAATTGTAGTGGCTAGACTAGGAAGCCCATTAGCAATTGGCGTAGGTGAAGATGAATTTTTTATTGCTTCAGATGCTTCACCTTTTATAGAATATACAAACAAATCTATTTATTTAGAGGATGGTGAAATGGCAGTTGTTAGGCTAGGTCGTGAGGTTCGTATCAGAAAAATTAAAAACGACAAACTTGTAGACCCATATGTACAAGAGCTTCAACTAAACCTAGACCAAATTGAAAAAGCAGGTTACGACCATTTTATGCTTAAAGAAATATATGAGCAACCTGACGCGATAAGAGATACCTATCGCGGTCGAATGTTACCTCAAAAAGGACTCATTAAAATGTCTGGTATTGATGATAACATTGACCGATTAATGAATGCTAAAAGAATTATAATAGTCGCTTGCGGAACATCATGGCACGCTGGATTAGTAGCCGAATATATATTTGAAGATTTAGCACGAATTCCTGTCGAAGTTGAATATGCCTCTGAATTCCGTTATAGAAACCCTGTTATAACCAAAGAAGATGTTGTTATAGCCATTTCACAAAGTGGCGAAACGGCTGACACGATGGCTGCTATTAAAATAGCTAAAGAAAACGGGGCTTTTGTGTTTGGTGTTTGTAATGTTGTAGGATCTTCAATTTCAAGAGAAACTCATGCAGGCGCATATACGCACGCAGGCCCAGAAATAGGTGTGGCATCTACAAAAGCTTTTACAACACAAATTACGGTACTATCATTAATTGCGCTGAAATTAGGTAAAACTAAAGGCGAAATATCACAATCAGATTATCACGCTTACTTAAATGAATTAGAATTAATTCCTGAAAAAGTTGAAAAAACACTGCTTACCAACAATGAAGTTGAAAAAGTTGCTGATGCCTATAAAAATGCAAAAAACTGCTTATATCTAGGCAGAGGATATAATTTCCCGGTTGCACTTGAAGGTGCGCTTAAATTGAAAGAAATTTCATACATACACGCAGAAGGTTATCCCGCCGCTGAAATGAAACATGGCCCTATAGCACTTATAGACGAAATGATGCCCGTTATAGTAATAGCAACAAAAAAAGGCCATTACGAAAAAGTTGTGAGTAACATTCAAGAAATTAAATCTCGAAAAGGTAAAATTATCGCAGTTGTAACTGAAGGTGATACATCAGTTAAAAAAATGGCAGACCATATATTAGAAGTTCCAGAAACCTTTGAAGCTCTAACACCATTATTAACTACAATTCCACTTCAATTATTATCATATCATATTGCTGTGAAATTAGGAAAAAATGTTGATCAGCCTAGAAATTTAGCAAAATCGGTTACTGTAGAATAA
- a CDS encoding DUF4270 domain-containing protein produces MQKKLAGKLSICLLLISLLSCQENISELGSSYINSIELQPAYEVEEITAYSEKFTAIQTNSLTNYLIGTYDDPIFGTTENSILSQIRLATPNEDFGMQPELDSVILNLPLYLTQIDTDEFELDSIFGTGDFKLKLYESNYFLRELDPGENGEFQNNQQYFSNQFDEIAPFIESTPFFESETINLEELKESITLIDRSDIDNPDTTSVNPRIRLKLPLDYFNEKIMSKAGEQELVNNNNFINYFRGIHMVLEPSTPEPLLINLNLNTEQSNITLHYKTMRPGISLDPDATPEPVESFDELSLNFTGINVNFYDNQFAVDLSNQNQTQGEENIYLKGGEGSSGVINLFTGIDSNGDGVSDQLEELRQNQWVINEANLIMYVNEDLASTNKNIVNRLFIYDIENNTILEDYRLDPTLSENPETSASIHLPPIDEDADGNKFYRLRLTNHINNIINKDSTNVKLGLSISQNVNITRTLDIIDDSETFESVLESSALSPRGTVLHGNNSPLEDKRLKLRIIYTETNN; encoded by the coding sequence ATGCAAAAAAAATTAGCTGGTAAATTAAGCATTTGCCTTTTATTAATAAGCCTTTTATCCTGTCAAGAAAACATAAGTGAATTAGGTAGTAGCTATATTAACAGTATAGAACTTCAACCAGCCTATGAAGTTGAAGAAATCACTGCGTACAGCGAAAAATTTACAGCCATACAAACCAATTCTCTTACTAACTATTTAATTGGTACCTATGATGATCCAATTTTTGGAACCACAGAAAATAGCATTTTATCTCAAATTAGGCTTGCGACACCAAATGAAGATTTTGGAATGCAGCCTGAGTTAGATAGTGTTATTTTAAATTTACCTTTATATTTAACCCAAATTGATACCGACGAATTTGAATTAGATTCAATTTTTGGAACAGGTGATTTTAAACTCAAACTTTACGAATCGAACTATTTCCTCAGAGAACTTGACCCAGGTGAAAATGGTGAATTTCAAAACAATCAACAATATTTCTCAAACCAGTTCGATGAAATTGCTCCGTTTATAGAAAGTACTCCTTTTTTTGAGTCTGAAACGATTAACCTCGAAGAACTGAAAGAAAGTATTACACTAATAGATAGATCTGACATAGACAATCCTGACACGACTAGTGTAAACCCTAGAATTAGACTAAAATTACCTCTAGATTATTTCAATGAAAAAATCATGAGTAAAGCAGGCGAACAAGAGCTAGTCAACAACAATAATTTTATTAATTATTTCAGAGGCATTCACATGGTCTTAGAACCTTCAACACCTGAACCTCTTCTTATTAATTTAAATTTGAACACAGAGCAATCTAATATAACGTTACATTACAAAACAATGAGGCCAGGCATTTCGCTAGATCCTGACGCCACACCTGAACCTGTTGAAAGTTTTGATGAATTAAGTTTAAACTTCACAGGGATAAACGTTAATTTTTATGATAATCAGTTTGCAGTAGATTTATCTAACCAAAACCAAACACAGGGCGAAGAAAATATTTATTTAAAAGGCGGTGAAGGTTCCTCAGGTGTTATCAACTTGTTTACAGGGATAGATTCTAACGGTGATGGCGTTTCAGACCAACTTGAGGAATTAAGGCAAAACCAATGGGTCATTAATGAAGCTAACCTTATAATGTATGTTAACGAAGATTTAGCCTCTACCAACAAAAATATTGTAAATCGATTATTCATTTATGATATTGAAAACAATACCATATTAGAAGACTATCGCTTAGACCCAACTCTATCTGAAAATCCAGAAACCTCAGCAAGCATACATTTACCACCAATAGATGAAGATGCCGATGGTAATAAATTTTACAGATTAAGACTTACAAATCATATCAACAACATCATCAATAAAGACTCAACCAATGTTAAGCTTGGTTTGTCTATTTCACAAAATGTAAATATTACAAGGACACTAGACATAATTGATGATAGTGAAACATTTGAAAGTGTCTTAGAAAGCTCTGCATTGAGCCCAAGAGGTACAGTTTTGCATGGCAACAATTCTCCCTTGGAAGATAAACGATTGAAATTAAGAATCATTTACACAGAAACTAACAATTAA
- a CDS encoding YbhN family protein, with protein sequence MHPKLKKRLKLIIPLLIGFFFVLISLYRFEAEERQLIWSNIKQANLFWVFVSVALGLCSHLSRAYRWQFLLQPLGVKPRFINSFFSVMFAYLANLGVPRSGEVLRGATLANYEDVKFEQAFGTIITERVIDFLMLLLIVGVTILYQADLILDFFEKKSINPLFTLIILGVLILLILLGVKLFSRSQQPLILKIKQFLEGVVQGMKTVLKMKNSLLFIIHTFLIWVLYIAMFVVVKYSIPGTSDVHLSVLLVAFVFGSFAMSITNGGIGIYPLTIGATIAGFGGDAVAGESFGWIVWTAQTLLVIVVGSLSALLMPIVNKD encoded by the coding sequence ATGCATCCGAAATTAAAGAAAAGACTAAAACTTATTATTCCTCTATTAATAGGTTTCTTTTTTGTTTTAATTTCTTTATATAGGTTTGAAGCCGAAGAGCGACAGTTAATTTGGTCAAACATAAAACAAGCCAACTTGTTTTGGGTGTTTGTTTCTGTTGCCCTGGGACTGTGTTCTCATCTATCTCGAGCTTATCGCTGGCAGTTTTTACTTCAACCCTTGGGCGTAAAACCAAGATTTATCAATTCTTTTTTTTCAGTCATGTTTGCGTACCTTGCCAATCTTGGTGTTCCGCGATCTGGTGAAGTTTTAAGAGGTGCAACCTTAGCTAATTATGAAGATGTTAAGTTTGAGCAAGCATTCGGAACAATCATAACAGAACGCGTTATAGATTTTTTAATGTTACTGTTAATTGTAGGTGTTACTATTTTATATCAAGCCGATTTAATTTTAGACTTTTTTGAAAAGAAATCGATTAATCCACTATTTACTTTAATAATACTAGGCGTATTAATATTACTAATTTTATTAGGGGTAAAATTATTTTCAAGATCTCAACAGCCATTAATTTTAAAAATAAAACAATTTTTAGAAGGTGTTGTACAAGGCATGAAGACTGTACTAAAAATGAAAAACAGTCTTTTATTTATAATACATACGTTTTTAATTTGGGTTTTATATATAGCCATGTTTGTAGTTGTAAAGTACAGCATTCCAGGCACATCAGATGTTCATTTATCAGTACTTTTAGTGGCCTTTGTTTTCGGCTCTTTTGCAATGTCAATCACCAATGGCGGAATTGGTATTTATCCATTAACCATCGGTGCAACCATTGCTGGTTTTGGAGGCGACGCTGTGGCAGGCGAGTCGTTTGGATGGATTGTTTGGACAGCTCAAACCCTACTGGTAATTGTAGTCGGAAGCTTATCGGCCTTGCTCATGCCAATTGTTAATAAAGATTAA
- the panC gene encoding pantoate--beta-alanine ligase, with protein sequence MNISNNTALQEQIQDLKAHEKIIGLVPTMGALHEGHISLVNFAYQYCDIVVVSIFVNPTQFNNSGDLEKYPRNFEKDYQLLISNNPKTIVYTPSINHVYGKDVKAEDFDFGSIVTFMEGQYRQGHFNGVGTVLKRLFAIVKPHKAFFGEKDFQQLQLVKKLIEITKQPVEVIGCPTLRMSNGLAESSRNYRLTPAEVEEASLIYKALFQAKTMFEDFTISEIKTSIQDLFKNHQVLKLEYFEIAPTSTLVPAQTKKTHLDYRAFIAAYIRDVRLIDNLALN encoded by the coding sequence GTGAATATTTCAAACAATACAGCGCTTCAAGAACAAATTCAAGACTTGAAAGCTCATGAAAAAATAATAGGTTTAGTACCTACAATGGGTGCTTTACATGAAGGACACATTAGTTTAGTTAACTTTGCTTATCAATATTGCGACATTGTAGTGGTAAGTATTTTTGTTAACCCTACACAGTTTAATAATTCTGGTGATTTAGAAAAATATCCCCGTAATTTTGAAAAAGATTATCAATTACTCATCAGTAATAATCCTAAAACTATAGTTTATACGCCAAGCATAAATCATGTGTATGGTAAAGACGTAAAAGCAGAGGATTTTGATTTTGGAAGTATCGTAACATTTATGGAAGGTCAATATCGTCAAGGTCATTTTAACGGTGTTGGTACAGTTTTAAAACGTCTCTTTGCTATTGTTAAACCGCATAAAGCCTTTTTCGGTGAAAAAGATTTTCAGCAGTTACAGTTGGTAAAGAAATTGATCGAAATCACAAAACAACCTGTTGAAGTTATTGGGTGTCCAACTTTAAGAATGTCTAACGGTTTAGCCGAAAGTTCTCGTAATTACAGACTAACGCCTGCTGAAGTTGAAGAAGCTAGTCTGATTTATAAAGCGTTATTTCAAGCTAAGACAATGTTTGAAGATTTTACGATTAGCGAAATTAAAACGAGTATTCAAGACCTCTTTAAAAATCATCAAGTGCTAAAATTAGAGTATTTTGAAATTGCACCAACTTCAACTTTAGTACCTGCTCAAACAAAAAAAACTCATCTCGATTATCGTGCATTTATTGCAGCATACATAAGAGATGTTCGATTAATAGATAATTTAGCTTTAAATTAA
- a CDS encoding alpha/beta hydrolase — translation MKKLIILLTILFGYQNYAQIEYVEVASKILNETRQIKVQLPRNYEKNEDKFYPVIVVFDGDYLFEPVAGLVDYFSYWEYIPEAIVIGINQVGYRNDDGLIDTDVQYPIDSGAQFYDFINLEVMKFVDENYRTSPFVVITAQDYMANFASFFLMKDNPLFRGYINISPDYTSKTTDRLKEVFSSKKQKTWYYLSTAEDDIKELRKTIRASNATFQAIDNNNFYYYYDDFKDQDHFTQVGYALSSAFQKIFSLYKPISEDEYLTKVLKADNFVEYLIEKYDDIAELYALDIKMRTSDFFYINDAIEKNEAWEQFKDLSSLAENQLPETLFSSYFLGRYYEEIGKPKKAMRSYNSGYGLKEVGFITNDLVIQKAEKIKKIFGY, via the coding sequence ATGAAAAAATTAATCATTTTATTAACAATCTTATTTGGCTATCAAAACTATGCTCAAATAGAATATGTTGAAGTTGCTTCAAAAATTTTAAATGAAACCCGTCAAATCAAGGTTCAGCTACCACGCAATTATGAAAAAAATGAAGACAAATTTTACCCAGTAATTGTTGTCTTTGATGGTGATTACTTGTTTGAGCCCGTCGCTGGTTTAGTAGATTATTTTAGTTATTGGGAATATATACCCGAAGCTATTGTTATCGGCATTAACCAAGTTGGCTATAGAAATGATGATGGATTAATTGACACCGATGTACAATACCCAATCGATTCTGGAGCACAATTTTACGACTTCATAAATCTAGAAGTAATGAAATTTGTTGATGAAAATTATAGAACTTCACCATTTGTTGTAATTACAGCACAAGACTATATGGCAAATTTTGCTAGCTTTTTCTTGATGAAAGACAATCCACTTTTTAGGGGCTACATTAATATTAGCCCAGATTATACCTCAAAAACAACCGACCGATTAAAAGAAGTTTTTAGTTCAAAAAAGCAAAAAACTTGGTATTACTTAAGTACAGCTGAAGATGATATTAAAGAACTAAGAAAAACTATTCGAGCATCTAATGCCACATTTCAAGCAATAGATAATAACAACTTCTATTACTATTATGATGATTTTAAAGATCAAGATCATTTCACGCAAGTAGGCTATGCTCTTTCAAGCGCTTTTCAAAAAATATTCTCACTTTATAAGCCTATTTCAGAAGACGAGTATTTAACCAAAGTTTTGAAGGCTGATAATTTTGTTGAATATTTAATCGAAAAATACGACGATATCGCCGAGCTTTATGCATTAGATATCAAGATGAGAACATCAGATTTTTTTTACATCAACGATGCTATTGAAAAAAACGAAGCTTGGGAACAATTTAAAGATTTAAGTAGCCTTGCAGAAAATCAACTTCCAGAAACACTATTTTCAAGTTATTTTCTTGGGCGTTATTATGAAGAAATCGGAAAACCAAAAAAGGCAATGAGATCTTATAATTCAGGTTATGGTTTAAAAGAAGTCGGTTTTATCACAAATGATCTAGTGATTCAAAAAGCTGAAAAAATCAAGAAAATTTTTGGTTACTAA
- the panD gene encoding aspartate 1-decarboxylase has translation MQIQVVKSKIHRVKVTGADLNYIGSVTIDEDLMNAANIIEGEKVQIVNNSNGERLETYVIPGPRNSGEITLNGAAARKVAKGDILIIMSYGIMTIEEAKSFKPSLVFPNDDNKLN, from the coding sequence ATGCAAATACAAGTTGTCAAATCTAAAATTCATCGCGTAAAAGTTACTGGAGCCGATTTAAACTATATCGGTAGTGTTACCATAGATGAAGATTTAATGAATGCCGCAAATATTATTGAGGGCGAAAAAGTACAAATCGTTAACAACTCAAATGGTGAGCGTTTAGAAACCTACGTTATTCCTGGGCCTAGAAATAGTGGAGAAATCACTTTAAATGGTGCAGCAGCACGTAAAGTTGCCAAGGGTGATATTCTAATTATTATGTCTTACGGGATTATGACTATTGAAGAAGCAAAGTCTTTTAAACCTAGTTTAGTCTTTCCTAACGACGATAATAAACTTAACTAA
- a CDS encoding glycogen/starch synthase, producing MKDKRILYVSSEVVPYLPENDISSLSFEAPKMVNASGGQTRIFMPRFGNINERRHQLHEVIRLSGMNLVINDLDMPLIIKVASIPKERMQVYFIDNEDYFKRKATLTDEDGDLFDDNDERAIFFAKGVIETVKKLNWAPDIIHVNGWLASLLPLYLRHYYGNEPLFKESKIVTSVYNRDFENTLDQDMVKKILFDGIDDNAVEHLSSPTYNNLLKTAVDNSDGVIFGSEDVDQELMDYVDSKEIPTLEYKPREAFAQAYQNFYLSDILNEEVE from the coding sequence ATGAAAGATAAACGCATTCTTTACGTATCATCTGAAGTTGTTCCTTACTTGCCTGAAAACGACATTTCTTCTTTGTCTTTTGAAGCTCCTAAAATGGTGAATGCTTCAGGTGGACAAACTAGAATTTTTATGCCACGCTTCGGAAATATTAACGAACGGAGACACCAACTGCATGAGGTCATTCGTCTGTCAGGGATGAATTTAGTCATCAATGATTTAGATATGCCACTAATTATAAAAGTTGCTTCAATTCCAAAAGAACGCATGCAAGTCTATTTTATAGATAATGAAGATTATTTTAAGCGAAAAGCTACGCTTACAGATGAAGATGGCGATTTGTTTGATGATAATGATGAACGTGCTATATTTTTTGCCAAAGGTGTTATTGAAACAGTTAAAAAATTGAATTGGGCACCAGATATTATTCATGTTAATGGTTGGCTAGCATCCCTTCTACCATTATATTTAAGGCATTACTACGGTAATGAACCTTTATTCAAAGAATCAAAAATTGTAACATCTGTTTATAATAGAGATTTTGAAAACACACTAGACCAAGATATGGTCAAGAAAATCTTATTTGATGGGATTGATGACAACGCAGTTGAACATTTATCTTCGCCAACCTACAATAACCTTTTAAAAACAGCCGTTGATAACTCAGACGGAGTTATTTTTGGAAGTGAAGATGTTGATCAAGAATTGATGGATTATGTAGATTCTAAAGAAATACCTACGCTAGAATACAAACCTAGAGAAGCCTTCGCTCAAGCTTATCAAAATTTTTACTTGAGTGATATTTTAAATGAAGAAGTTGAATAA
- the radA gene encoding DNA repair protein RadA: protein MAKVKTVFYCQNCGAQHAKWQGQCNACKEWNTLSEEVLEKKESNSWKSTSSSSPQKRQSKPRKIEDIELSKIERLSTLNGEFNRVLGGGLVPGSVTLLGGEPGIGKSTLLLQLSLQFQQKVLYVSGEESQQQIKLRAERISNEPNNCFILAETKTQSIFRQVEALQPDILIVDSIQTLHTDYVESSPGSVSQIRECTSELIKFAKETHTPVLLIGHINKEGHIAGPKVLEHMVDVVLQFEGDRNYVYRILRAHKNRYGSTNELGIFEMQAYGLKEVANPSDLLISNTEEHLSGTAIASTLEGLRPLMIEIQALVSSAVYGTPQRSTTGYPVKRLNMLLAVLEKRAGFKLGAKDVFLNITGGITVEDPAIDLAVVAAILSSNEDEPIPSDLCFAAEVGLAGEIRPVTRVEQRVVEAEKLGFERILISKQSKLPKTDYGIQVLKVAKIQDLVKILF, encoded by the coding sequence ATGGCTAAAGTAAAAACGGTTTTTTATTGCCAAAACTGTGGCGCTCAACACGCTAAATGGCAAGGACAATGTAATGCATGTAAAGAGTGGAATACGCTTTCTGAAGAGGTTTTAGAGAAAAAAGAATCTAACTCTTGGAAATCTACTTCGAGTTCATCACCTCAAAAGCGGCAGTCTAAGCCACGAAAAATTGAAGATATAGAGCTGAGCAAAATTGAACGTCTATCTACCTTAAATGGCGAATTTAATCGTGTTTTAGGTGGTGGCTTAGTGCCTGGTTCAGTTACACTTCTAGGCGGAGAACCTGGCATTGGGAAAAGTACCTTACTCTTACAATTGTCTTTACAGTTTCAACAAAAAGTGCTTTATGTTTCTGGCGAAGAAAGTCAGCAACAAATTAAATTACGTGCTGAAAGAATTTCAAATGAGCCCAATAATTGTTTTATCTTAGCCGAAACTAAAACCCAATCTATTTTTAGACAAGTTGAAGCACTTCAACCTGATATTTTAATTGTAGATTCTATTCAAACACTACACACCGATTATGTTGAAAGTTCGCCAGGAAGTGTCTCTCAAATTCGAGAATGCACCTCAGAGCTTATTAAATTCGCAAAAGAAACTCATACGCCTGTATTGTTAATTGGTCATATCAATAAAGAAGGTCATATCGCTGGCCCAAAAGTTCTTGAACATATGGTTGATGTTGTTTTGCAGTTTGAAGGCGATAGAAACTATGTTTACCGTATCTTACGCGCACACAAAAATCGGTACGGTTCAACCAACGAATTGGGAATTTTTGAAATGCAAGCTTATGGTTTAAAAGAGGTGGCTAATCCTTCAGACTTATTAATTTCTAATACTGAAGAACATCTTAGTGGTACAGCAATTGCTTCAACACTTGAAGGCTTAAGGCCTTTAATGATAGAAATTCAGGCGCTTGTAAGTTCAGCTGTTTATGGTACACCTCAACGCTCAACCACTGGTTATCCAGTGAAAAGACTCAACATGTTGTTAGCGGTTTTAGAAAAGCGAGCAGGTTTCAAACTAGGAGCAAAGGATGTGTTTTTAAATATTACCGGTGGTATAACAGTTGAAGACCCTGCGATAGACTTAGCTGTTGTTGCAGCTATTTTATCTTCTAATGAAGACGAACCAATACCGTCTGATTTGTGTTTTGCTGCTGAAGTTGGTCTTGCTGGAGAAATTAGACCAGTCACGAGGGTCGAACAACGTGTAGTTGAAGCTGAAAAACTTGGTTTTGAACGCATTTTAATTTCTAAACAGTCTAAACTTCCAAAAACAGATTACGGTATTCAGGTCTTGAAAGTGGCTAAAATTCAAGATTTAGTTAAAATTCTTTTTTAG